From Yersinia hibernica, a single genomic window includes:
- a CDS encoding Kdo(2)-lipid IV(A) acyltransferase, whose translation MQVASFNRSLLHPRYWLTWLGLGILYLLVLLPYPVIYSMGTSLGRFSMRFLKRRKQITQRNLQLCFPDMPQSERDELLIKNFESVGMGLFETGMAWFWPNWRIERWCHVSGLEHIQKARDEGKGVLLIGLHFLTLELGARIFGIYNPGIGVYRPHDNKAMDWMQTWGRMRSNKAMLDRKDLKGMVRSLKQGEIIWYAPDHDYGPRSSVFVPLFAVDQAATTTGTYLLVRMAKPAIIPFTPRRLPDGKGYQLILQPAVDNFPLDNEVDAAAFMNKVVEKEIVRAMDQYMWLHRRFKTRPEGAPSLYE comes from the coding sequence ATGCAAGTTGCTTCTTTTAATCGTTCACTACTGCACCCACGTTATTGGCTGACTTGGCTCGGCCTCGGCATTCTGTATCTATTGGTATTACTTCCCTACCCTGTCATCTACAGCATGGGAACCTCGCTTGGCCGTTTTTCCATGCGCTTTCTCAAACGGCGCAAACAAATAACGCAGCGCAATCTACAGCTCTGTTTCCCCGATATGCCGCAAAGTGAACGGGATGAATTGCTAATTAAGAACTTTGAATCCGTTGGCATGGGGCTGTTTGAAACCGGTATGGCGTGGTTTTGGCCAAACTGGCGAATTGAGCGCTGGTGCCATGTGAGCGGACTCGAGCATATCCAAAAAGCCCGAGATGAGGGCAAGGGTGTGTTGTTGATAGGTTTGCATTTTCTAACCCTGGAGTTGGGCGCACGTATTTTTGGTATCTACAACCCAGGGATTGGCGTTTATCGCCCGCATGACAATAAAGCCATGGATTGGATGCAAACTTGGGGCCGGATGCGGTCAAATAAAGCCATGCTTGACCGCAAAGACCTCAAGGGAATGGTGCGCAGCCTCAAGCAAGGTGAAATCATCTGGTATGCACCCGACCATGATTACGGCCCACGGAGCAGTGTGTTTGTGCCGCTGTTTGCCGTAGACCAGGCCGCCACCACCACCGGGACTTATCTACTGGTGCGAATGGCTAAACCCGCAATCATTCCTTTTACACCGCGTCGTTTACCCGACGGCAAAGGCTATCAACTGATTTTACAACCCGCAGTGGATAACTTCCCGTTAGATAATGAAGTTGACGCGGCAGCCTTTATGAATAAAGTGGTCGAAAAAGAGATTGTGCGCGCGATGGACCAATATATGTGGCTACACCGGCGTTTTAAAACGCGGCCAGAAGGCGCACCTTCACTGTATGAGTAA
- a CDS encoding rhodanese-related sulfurtransferase translates to MPVLHNRISNEELKARMLAETEPRTTVSFYKYFTLEDAKSFRDNLYSQFVKLGVFGRVYIAKEGINAQISVPANQYNEFKVALFAAHPALNQVRLNVAHEDDGKSFWVLRMKVRERIVADGIDDDSFDPSNVGHYLKADQVNQMIDDPDTLFVDMRNHYEYEVGHFENAIEVPSDTFREQLPMAVDMLQHNKDKNIVMYCTGGIRCEKASAYMLHNGFKNVYHVEGGIIEYARKAKEQGLPLKFIGKNFVFDERMGERISDDVIAHCHQCGTASDTHTNCKNDGCHLLFIQCPACATKFEGCCSQICQEELKLPQEEQRARRAGRENGIKIFNKSKGLLQTTMHIPMPEKSADK, encoded by the coding sequence ATGCCAGTGTTACATAACCGAATTTCTAATGAGGAACTTAAAGCGCGCATGTTGGCTGAAACCGAACCGCGCACCACAGTTTCTTTTTATAAATATTTTACGTTGGAAGATGCAAAATCTTTCCGCGATAACCTCTACAGCCAATTTGTTAAGCTCGGTGTTTTTGGCCGGGTATATATTGCCAAAGAGGGGATCAATGCTCAAATTAGCGTGCCGGCTAATCAATATAATGAATTTAAAGTCGCGCTGTTTGCGGCCCATCCTGCATTGAATCAAGTGCGGTTGAATGTTGCGCATGAAGATGATGGCAAGTCATTTTGGGTGCTGCGAATGAAAGTTCGTGAGCGCATTGTGGCTGACGGTATCGACGATGATAGTTTCGATCCCAGTAATGTCGGGCACTATTTGAAGGCTGACCAGGTCAACCAGATGATTGATGACCCCGATACTTTGTTTGTCGATATGCGTAATCATTATGAATACGAAGTGGGTCATTTCGAAAACGCAATAGAAGTTCCGTCAGATACTTTCCGTGAACAACTGCCGATGGCGGTTGATATGCTGCAACATAACAAAGATAAGAATATTGTTATGTATTGCACTGGTGGGATTCGCTGCGAGAAAGCCAGCGCTTATATGCTGCATAATGGCTTTAAAAATGTTTATCACGTAGAAGGTGGGATTATCGAATATGCCCGCAAAGCAAAAGAACAAGGTTTACCGCTTAAGTTTATTGGTAAAAACTTTGTTTTTGATGAGCGAATGGGTGAGCGGATCTCTGATGATGTTATTGCGCATTGCCATCAGTGCGGTACCGCAAGTGATACACACACTAATTGTAAGAATGATGGTTGCCACTTACTGTTTATTCAATGCCCAGCTTGCGCTACCAAATTTGAAGGTTGTTGCAGCCAGATCTGCCAAGAAGAACTGAAGTTGCCGCAAGAAGAACAACGCGCTCGCCGTGCAGGGCGTGAAAACGGCATTAAGATTTTTAATAAATCGAAGGGATTGCTACAAACGACTATGCATATTCCCATGCCTGAAAAGAGCGCTGATAAGTAA
- a CDS encoding AI-2E family transporter, protein MTKPVVSGQGLRLIAMLAMLVVIMAGIKAASPIVVPFLLAIFLAIVLNPLVKLLEKVKIPRTLAIVLLVTIIVLLMALLFGRIGSSLNEFARSIPQYRGMMLEKIRDLQEFAMRFNIEFSVDDIMKHVDPSMAMNFVTSILSHLSGAMASTFLLLMTVVFMLFEVERLPYKMQLMFDNPEQGNAILRRALNGVTHYLVIKTIISIATGIVIWLFLAAMGVRFAFLWGLLAFVLNYIPNIGSVLAAIPPIIQALLFNGFADALAVTGGYILINLIGGNIIDPRMMGRGLGLSTLVVFLSLIFWGWLLGPIGMLLSVPLTIIAKIALELTPAGYKFAVLLSDGKPAKIEPDTPAS, encoded by the coding sequence ATGACAAAACCTGTGGTAAGTGGCCAAGGGTTGCGGTTAATTGCGATGCTGGCAATGTTGGTCGTGATTATGGCCGGGATCAAGGCGGCATCGCCTATTGTGGTTCCCTTTTTACTGGCGATATTTCTCGCTATTGTTTTAAACCCGTTGGTGAAGTTGCTCGAGAAAGTAAAGATCCCACGGACATTGGCGATCGTTTTACTGGTGACCATCATTGTTTTATTGATGGCATTACTGTTTGGCCGCATAGGTTCTTCATTAAATGAATTTGCCCGCTCAATACCGCAATATCGCGGAATGATGTTGGAAAAAATTCGTGACCTGCAAGAGTTCGCCATGCGCTTTAATATTGAGTTCTCGGTGGATGACATCATGAAACATGTCGACCCCAGCATGGCCATGAACTTTGTTACTAGCATACTTAGCCACCTTTCCGGTGCGATGGCGAGCACATTCTTGCTGTTAATGACCGTCGTATTTATGCTGTTTGAAGTAGAGCGTCTCCCTTATAAAATGCAGTTGATGTTTGATAACCCAGAACAAGGGAATGCGATTCTCAGACGCGCATTGAATGGTGTTACGCATTATCTGGTGATTAAGACAATTATTAGTATCGCTACAGGGATTGTCATTTGGCTATTCTTGGCCGCAATGGGGGTTCGGTTTGCTTTCCTGTGGGGATTATTGGCATTTGTTCTAAATTATATTCCCAATATTGGGTCAGTATTGGCGGCTATTCCACCGATTATTCAGGCTTTGCTATTTAACGGTTTTGCCGATGCATTAGCTGTGACCGGCGGTTATATCCTCATCAACCTGATTGGTGGCAATATTATTGACCCACGCATGATGGGCCGCGGTTTGGGGCTATCAACTCTGGTGGTGTTCCTATCATTGATTTTCTGGGGGTGGCTATTGGGGCCTATCGGTATGTTGCTCTCTGTACCCCTAACCATTATTGCCAAGATTGCATTGGAGTTAACACCGGCCGGATATAAATTTGCGGTGTTACTGAGTGATGGAAAGCCCGCTAAAATTGAGCCCGACACGCCAGCATCGTGA
- a CDS encoding DUF2770 family protein, whose translation MLNKLLSIVINNVREHLMLYICLWLILLVLDIYFFFY comes from the coding sequence ATGTTAAATAAATTGCTTTCAATAGTTATCAATAATGTGCGGGAGCATCTGATGCTCTATATCTGTTTATGGTTAATATTGTTAGTTCTGGATATTTATTTCTTTTTCTATTAA
- a CDS encoding LuxR C-terminal-related transcriptional regulator has product MKILIIDECFYTRSGVNTYLNNSASLNLMDVPTVEQATLAIHDFNPEIIIVNLTQYCRFGGHCPLLAQFISCCGQAKVYIYLDASYPFSENPIPLTDSVSILAKKHLPELLQNLSNVPQEASQSAQPCSSSLFSPQEHKVMCYWMTEMPNYRIARKLNISDSTVYSHKRHITEKIKVRNRLELCFIYNVFKYLY; this is encoded by the coding sequence ATGAAAATATTAATTATTGACGAATGTTTTTATACCCGTTCAGGGGTAAATACTTATTTAAATAACTCTGCATCACTCAATTTAATGGATGTTCCTACAGTTGAGCAGGCAACATTAGCTATTCATGATTTTAATCCTGAGATAATAATTGTTAATCTTACACAATATTGTCGGTTTGGTGGACACTGTCCGTTATTAGCACAATTTATAAGTTGCTGCGGCCAGGCCAAAGTTTATATTTATCTGGATGCATCATATCCATTTAGTGAAAACCCTATTCCTCTGACCGACTCTGTTTCAATCCTGGCTAAAAAGCATTTGCCTGAACTGCTTCAAAACTTATCCAATGTACCACAGGAGGCAAGTCAATCAGCGCAACCCTGTTCGTCATCACTGTTCAGCCCACAAGAACATAAAGTCATGTGCTACTGGATGACAGAAATGCCTAACTATCGCATAGCCAGAAAATTGAATATCAGTGATAGCACTGTTTACTCACATAAACGCCATATTACTGAGAAAATAAAAGTAAGGAATCGCTTGGAGCTATGTTTTATTTATAACGTATTTAAATACTTATACTAG
- the solA gene encoding N-methyl-L-tryptophan oxidase produces the protein MDYDLIVIGSGSVGSATGYYASQAGLKVLMIDSAMPPHQAGSHHGDTRIIRHAYGEGEKYVPLVLRAQTLWDQLSTLTGEKLFQASGVLNLGPNDSIFLKNAQQSAQQFNLPVETLNATQVREKWPVFTVPENYIGVFEPQSGFLRSELAIKTLIKAVTDAGCGILFNCPVTAIEPLDDGVDVVTIDGTYSGRKVVVTAGTWVKELLPQLPVTAIRKVFSWHHADGRYSEGNHFPAFTVETADNIHYYGFPSQNDELKLGKHNGGQPIESAAQRKPFGSYAEDGTEVFGFLRNFLPGVGVCLHGAACSYDMSPDEDFIIDTLPDNANIMVVTGLSGHGFKFATALGEIAALFAQDKSSPIDISAFSLARFTHS, from the coding sequence ATGGATTATGATTTAATTGTCATTGGCAGTGGTTCAGTCGGCTCCGCAACAGGTTACTACGCCTCACAGGCCGGTTTAAAAGTCCTGATGATAGACAGCGCCATGCCCCCTCATCAAGCCGGAAGTCACCACGGTGATACCAGAATCATTCGGCATGCCTATGGTGAGGGCGAGAAATATGTTCCATTAGTCTTGCGCGCCCAAACACTTTGGGATCAACTGTCTACTCTGACGGGTGAGAAATTGTTCCAAGCCAGCGGTGTGCTTAATTTGGGGCCAAATGACTCAATCTTCCTGAAAAATGCGCAACAAAGTGCTCAACAGTTTAATTTACCGGTCGAAACGCTAAATGCAACACAGGTTCGTGAAAAATGGCCGGTATTTACCGTGCCGGAAAATTATATTGGCGTGTTTGAACCGCAGTCAGGTTTTCTGCGGTCAGAATTAGCGATAAAAACCCTGATCAAAGCTGTCACTGACGCCGGTTGCGGCATTCTCTTCAACTGCCCAGTCACTGCTATCGAACCCTTAGATGACGGTGTCGATGTCGTGACTATTGATGGCACTTACAGTGGCAGAAAAGTGGTTGTTACTGCCGGAACCTGGGTAAAAGAGTTACTGCCGCAATTGCCAGTGACAGCAATACGCAAAGTCTTTTCCTGGCATCATGCCGATGGCCGTTACAGTGAAGGGAACCATTTCCCGGCATTCACGGTAGAAACAGCGGATAACATTCATTACTACGGTTTCCCCTCGCAAAATGATGAATTAAAACTCGGTAAACATAATGGCGGGCAACCTATCGAGTCGGCAGCACAACGCAAGCCATTTGGCAGTTATGCCGAAGATGGCACCGAGGTATTTGGTTTTTTGCGTAACTTTTTACCCGGTGTAGGAGTTTGTCTACACGGTGCCGCCTGTAGCTATGATATGAGCCCAGATGAAGATTTCATCATTGATACTTTGCCGGATAACGCCAATATTATGGTAGTGACCGGATTAAGTGGCCACGGTTTTAAGTTCGCTACTGCTCTGGGTGAAATAGCCGCCCTTTTTGCACAAGATAAATCGTCACCCATTGATATTTCTGCATTTTCTTTGGCGCGATTTACACATTCCTAA
- the bssS gene encoding biofilm formation regulator BssS, giving the protein MDRNDEVIQTHPLVGWDISTVDVYDAMMIRLHYLSSMDQPPEDALVDRTLWLTTDVARQLINILEAGIAKIESSEYEDLDHRKH; this is encoded by the coding sequence ATGGACAGAAATGATGAAGTTATCCAGACTCACCCGCTCGTAGGTTGGGATATCAGCACTGTAGATGTATATGACGCGATGATGATACGTCTTCATTACCTGTCTTCCATGGATCAACCGCCAGAAGATGCGCTGGTTGATAGAACACTCTGGCTGACGACTGATGTTGCGCGCCAATTAATAAATATCTTAGAAGCAGGCATCGCTAAAATTGAGTCATCAGAATACGAAGATTTGGATCATCGCAAACATTAA
- the dinI gene encoding DNA damage-inducible protein I, with amino-acid sequence MRVEVSIDKKNPLPAGAIEALTHELSKRLNTKFPDTTTAVQVRYAGANNLSVLGGAKTDKDLISEILQEIWESADDWFDAQ; translated from the coding sequence ATGCGTGTTGAAGTCAGTATCGATAAAAAAAACCCGTTACCCGCAGGTGCTATCGAAGCACTAACCCATGAATTGAGCAAACGACTGAATACTAAATTCCCAGACACCACCACCGCAGTGCAAGTGCGCTATGCTGGAGCCAATAATCTTTCTGTTTTGGGCGGCGCTAAAACGGATAAAGATCTTATCTCTGAAATATTACAAGAAATATGGGAAAGCGCAGACGACTGGTTCGATGCGCAGTAA
- the pyrC gene encoding dihydroorotase, which translates to MTAQPQTLKIRRPDDWHIHLRDDEMLSTLLPYTSAVFSRAIVMPNLTPPITTVASAIAYRERILAAIPAGHKFTPLMTCYLTNTLDANELARGFAAGVFTAAKLYPANATTNSTHGVSDIPAIYPLFEQMQKIGMPLLIHGEVTDAAVDIFDREARFIDKILEPIRGRFPELKIVFEHITTKDAADYVLAGNRFLAATITPQHLMFNRNHMLVGGIRPHLFCLPILKRSTHQEALRQAVASGSDRFFLGTDSAPHTRHRKESSCGCAGVFNAPSALPAYATVFEEINALEHLEAFCSLNGPRFYDLPVNEDFVELIRVPFQQPEEIPLGTESIIPFLAGQTINWSVKT; encoded by the coding sequence ATGACTGCACAACCTCAAACCCTGAAAATTCGCCGCCCAGATGACTGGCATATTCATTTACGTGATGACGAAATGCTCAGTACCTTGCTGCCCTATACTTCCGCGGTGTTTTCCCGGGCCATCGTGATGCCAAATCTGACCCCACCGATCACCACAGTTGCCAGTGCTATTGCCTATCGCGAACGTATCTTGGCCGCTATTCCTGCGGGCCATAAATTCACGCCGCTGATGACGTGCTATCTGACCAATACTCTGGATGCCAACGAACTGGCCCGTGGTTTTGCAGCAGGGGTGTTTACCGCCGCCAAGTTATACCCAGCCAATGCCACGACCAACTCAACACACGGCGTATCAGATATCCCAGCGATTTATCCGCTGTTTGAACAAATGCAAAAGATAGGTATGCCGCTGTTGATCCACGGTGAAGTGACAGATGCTGCCGTTGATATCTTTGATCGTGAAGCGCGCTTTATTGACAAAATCCTGGAACCTATCCGTGGTAGATTCCCTGAGCTGAAAATTGTCTTTGAACACATCACCACCAAAGATGCTGCCGACTATGTACTGGCAGGGAATCGTTTTCTTGCTGCAACCATCACCCCTCAACATTTGATGTTCAACCGCAATCACATGTTAGTTGGTGGCATTCGCCCTCACCTGTTCTGCTTGCCCATCCTCAAGCGCAGCACGCATCAGGAAGCTTTGCGTCAAGCAGTTGCCAGTGGCTCTGACCGTTTCTTCCTCGGGACTGACTCGGCGCCGCATACCAGACATCGTAAAGAATCTTCATGTGGTTGTGCCGGGGTTTTCAACGCACCTTCCGCTTTGCCGGCTTATGCCACTGTATTTGAAGAGATAAATGCGCTGGAGCATCTGGAAGCATTCTGCTCATTAAATGGCCCGCGTTTCTATGATTTGCCAGTTAACGAAGATTTTGTTGAATTGATTCGGGTGCCTTTCCAGCAACCGGAGGAAATTCCATTAGGAACTGAGTCCATCATTCCTTTCCTGGCCGGGCAGACGATTAATTGGTCGGTGAAAACCTGA
- a CDS encoding putative quinol monooxygenase — translation MEVRVIASLVAKPEFIAEVKTAVHQVIDPSREEKGNLQYDLHAESDQKGSFVFFERWASDDALEKHNKTEHFKEFVKAIEGKLESLEIKKVKQIA, via the coding sequence ATGGAAGTCCGTGTTATTGCCAGTTTAGTGGCAAAACCTGAATTCATTGCCGAAGTGAAGACCGCAGTTCATCAGGTTATCGACCCGAGTCGTGAGGAAAAGGGGAATCTGCAATATGATCTCCATGCTGAAAGCGACCAAAAAGGTTCTTTTGTGTTTTTCGAGCGCTGGGCGTCTGACGATGCATTGGAAAAACATAATAAAACTGAGCATTTTAAAGAGTTTGTTAAAGCGATTGAGGGCAAGCTGGAAAGTCTTGAAATAAAGAAAGTGAAGCAGATAGCTTGA
- the rne gene encoding ribonuclease E, which translates to MKRMLINATQQEELRVALVDGQRLYDLDIESPGHEQKKANIYKGKITRIEPSLEAAFVDYGAERHGFLPLKEISREYFPNNYSSHGRPNIKDVLREGQEVIVQVDKEERGNKGAALTTFISLAGSYLVLMPNNPRAGGISRRIEGDDRTELKEALSSLQLPDGMGLIVRTAGVGKSADALQWDLSFRLKHWDAIKKAAEGRPAPFLIHQESNVIVRAFRDYLRPDIGEILIDNPKVLELAKEHIAALGRPDFSSKIKLYSGEIPLFSHYQIESQIESAFQREVRLPSGGSIVIDTTEALTAIDINSARATRGGDIEETAFNTNLEAADEIARQLRLRDLGGLIVIDFIDMTPVRHQREVENRLRDAVRQDRARIQIGRISRFGLLEMSRQRLSPSLGESSHHVCPRCSGTGTVRDNESLSLSILRLIEEEALKENTHEVHAIVPVQIASYLLNEKRESVNAIEKRQGGVRAVIVPNDQMQTPHYSVLRVRKGEEVPSLSYLLPQLHEAEMAQPLEEATIERKRPEQPALATFSLPTEVPPEATPAPAVKPTAAPQAAASATSEQPGFFSRLFSGLKGLFGGSTAAEVEPVAVEKTETNENRRNDRRNPRRQNNGRKDRGDRTPREGRDNSARDNNARDNNRDNASRDNTNREGREDQRRNKRPAQQVTAPQAQADTVDADKAQRDEQPQRRGDRQRRRQDDKRQSPQDVKAKVDVVAAGVEGVQPEQEERQQVVMQRRQRRQLNQKVRIQSANDELNVLENKAPENTVSESVAHIAAPMVQEEVKLLPQASVQADDELANDRNANNENGMPRRSRRSPRHLRVSGQRRRRYRDERYPTQSAMPLAGAFASPEMASGKVWVRYPVAQSVEQAFVENPVEEQLPIEQMPAVAEVAVVAIAAPVIAAPAVIAPVVAEVAAPAPQHKPSGSSSSAAAVPGRAPVVAPVPVIVEPAVVETTTAQEFTVEEAAPVAETIAVTESAPIAVEATVEEVVVTAALAPETVVADIIEPEAAVEKTVAKETIVESAQEVIAETPVAEVAAEEQVVSETVAENVVEEAHITEPAADTAPVVVHPEGMLFKHYASAPMTKAPAPDYVPAAPNQGHWERPAFDFAGKGSAGGHAAATQATAPATKPQSVE; encoded by the coding sequence ATGAAAAGAATGTTGATTAACGCAACTCAGCAAGAAGAGTTGCGTGTTGCCCTTGTAGATGGACAGCGGCTGTATGATTTGGATATTGAAAGCCCAGGTCATGAACAGAAAAAAGCGAATATTTACAAAGGTAAAATCACCCGAATCGAACCCAGTCTGGAAGCGGCTTTTGTTGATTACGGCGCTGAGCGACATGGTTTCCTACCCTTAAAAGAAATCTCTCGCGAATATTTCCCTAATAATTATTCCTCTCATGGCCGCCCAAACATCAAAGATGTGCTGCGCGAAGGCCAAGAAGTTATTGTCCAAGTTGATAAAGAAGAACGCGGTAATAAAGGTGCCGCACTCACCACTTTCATCAGCTTGGCCGGCAGTTATTTAGTTCTGATGCCGAACAACCCACGTGCGGGGGGGATTTCTCGCCGTATCGAAGGTGATGACCGCACTGAACTAAAAGAAGCCCTATCCTCCCTGCAATTGCCTGATGGCATGGGTCTGATTGTTCGTACCGCTGGTGTTGGTAAATCCGCGGATGCATTGCAATGGGACTTATCATTCCGTCTTAAGCACTGGGATGCGATTAAAAAAGCCGCTGAAGGTCGCCCTGCTCCGTTCCTGATTCATCAGGAAAGTAACGTGATTGTCCGTGCTTTCCGTGATTATCTGCGCCCGGACATCGGCGAGATTCTGATCGATAACCCTAAAGTTCTCGAACTGGCTAAAGAGCATATTGCCGCCCTCGGCCGCCCGGATTTCAGCAGCAAAATCAAACTGTATAGTGGTGAAATCCCATTATTCAGTCACTACCAGATTGAGTCACAGATTGAATCTGCATTCCAACGCGAAGTGCGCCTACCCTCTGGCGGCTCTATCGTTATTGATACCACCGAAGCGCTAACAGCGATTGACATCAACTCCGCCCGAGCAACCCGGGGTGGCGATATCGAAGAAACCGCCTTCAATACCAACCTGGAAGCCGCAGATGAAATCGCGCGCCAGTTGCGTTTACGTGACTTGGGTGGCCTGATTGTTATCGACTTTATTGATATGACCCCCGTGCGCCACCAGCGCGAAGTGGAAAACCGTTTACGTGATGCCGTCCGTCAAGACCGCGCGCGTATCCAGATTGGCCGCATCTCGCGCTTTGGTTTACTGGAAATGTCTCGCCAGCGCCTCAGCCCTTCACTGGGTGAGTCAAGCCACCATGTGTGCCCACGCTGTAGCGGTACTGGTACTGTACGTGACAACGAATCTCTGTCACTTTCTATTCTGCGCTTGATTGAAGAAGAAGCGCTGAAAGAAAATACTCATGAAGTTCATGCGATTGTGCCAGTGCAAATTGCGTCGTATCTGCTGAACGAAAAACGTGAATCCGTTAATGCCATCGAAAAACGTCAGGGTGGTGTGCGTGCGGTGATCGTGCCGAATGATCAAATGCAAACGCCGCATTATTCGGTACTGCGCGTGCGTAAAGGTGAAGAAGTCCCTTCCCTCAGTTATTTGCTGCCGCAGCTGCATGAAGCAGAAATGGCGCAGCCGTTGGAAGAAGCGACTATTGAGCGCAAACGCCCAGAGCAACCGGCGCTGGCGACGTTCTCTCTGCCGACTGAAGTACCACCAGAAGCAACTCCTGCGCCGGCAGTTAAACCAACCGCAGCACCACAGGCAGCGGCATCAGCGACTTCGGAACAACCTGGCTTCTTTAGCCGTCTGTTCAGTGGCCTGAAAGGTCTCTTTGGCGGGTCGACCGCAGCCGAAGTGGAACCAGTGGCAGTTGAAAAAACGGAAACTAACGAAAATCGTCGTAATGATCGTCGTAATCCTCGCCGCCAGAACAATGGCCGCAAAGACCGCGGTGACCGTACGCCACGCGAAGGTCGCGATAACAGTGCTCGTGATAACAATGCTCGTGATAACAATCGTGACAATGCTAGCCGTGATAACACCAATCGCGAAGGCCGTGAAGATCAACGCCGCAATAAGCGCCCAGCTCAGCAAGTCACTGCGCCACAAGCGCAGGCTGATACTGTCGACGCGGATAAAGCACAGCGTGATGAGCAGCCGCAACGCCGTGGTGATCGCCAGCGTCGTCGTCAGGATGACAAACGCCAGTCACCGCAGGATGTTAAAGCGAAAGTTGATGTTGTTGCCGCCGGTGTTGAAGGCGTACAGCCTGAGCAAGAAGAACGCCAGCAAGTGGTTATGCAGCGCCGTCAACGCCGCCAATTGAATCAGAAAGTCCGTATTCAATCCGCGAATGATGAGCTGAATGTGCTGGAAAACAAAGCGCCGGAAAATACTGTCAGCGAGTCTGTTGCTCACATTGCTGCGCCAATGGTGCAGGAAGAAGTAAAATTACTGCCGCAGGCCAGTGTTCAGGCTGATGATGAGCTGGCTAACGATCGCAATGCCAACAATGAAAATGGCATGCCACGCCGTTCTCGCCGCTCACCTCGTCACCTGCGTGTGAGTGGTCAACGTCGTCGTCGTTATCGCGATGAGCGGTACCCAACACAGTCTGCCATGCCTTTGGCTGGTGCGTTCGCCTCGCCAGAAATGGCATCAGGTAAAGTGTGGGTGCGTTATCCAGTGGCTCAATCTGTTGAACAGGCTTTTGTAGAAAACCCGGTTGAAGAACAATTGCCTATAGAGCAAATGCCAGCAGTTGCAGAAGTTGCCGTTGTAGCCATTGCTGCTCCGGTTATTGCAGCCCCAGCTGTCATTGCTCCGGTCGTTGCTGAAGTTGCTGCGCCAGCACCACAGCATAAACCTAGCGGTTCTTCATCTTCAGCCGCAGCCGTGCCTGGCCGTGCACCGGTTGTTGCGCCAGTGCCGGTGATTGTTGAGCCAGCTGTGGTTGAAACCACAACGGCGCAAGAGTTTACTGTTGAAGAAGCTGCACCGGTGGCTGAAACCATCGCCGTAACTGAATCTGCGCCAATTGCTGTCGAGGCGACAGTCGAAGAAGTGGTGGTTACAGCGGCCCTAGCCCCTGAAACTGTGGTTGCAGACATCATCGAGCCAGAGGCTGCAGTAGAAAAAACTGTCGCCAAAGAGACTATTGTGGAATCAGCACAAGAAGTCATTGCTGAAACTCCCGTGGCAGAAGTGGCCGCTGAAGAGCAAGTTGTGAGTGAGACTGTTGCCGAGAATGTCGTTGAAGAAGCGCACATTACTGAGCCAGCCGCTGATACTGCGCCAGTGGTTGTTCACCCTGAGGGTATGTTATTCAAACACTATGCTTCAGCACCAATGACTAAAGCACCGGCGCCAGATTATGTTCCTGCCGCGCCGAACCAAGGCCACTGGGAGCGCCCAGCCTTTGATTTTGCAGGTAAGGGCTCTGCAGGTGGTCATGCTGCTGCAACGCAAGCAACAGCGCCAGCAACAAAGCCACAATCGGTCGAATAA